From Microbacterium sp. LWH11-1.2, one genomic window encodes:
- a CDS encoding biotin/lipoyl-binding protein, with the protein MIVWRRWIFPLLLVLVFGACAAALVKIAFFPDRAESVVSPEAGITDPVVAVERGSVVNALSLSGNVARDDKYGVRSELNGTVTAVHVGEGATVAAGQALFTVRQEDPRADIDVLAPEGGDVSEIALVKGQAVSVGTESYTLTPARYHLLATVEPVQLYRLVNAPTEGTVTIAGGPAPFVCTGVGVQVSAEGTASVRCAIPGDQTVFAGLPATMDLALGQVEDALVIPVTAVQGGAGTGNVWVDAGDGTEPEERAVKLGVNDGVMVEVVEGLEEGDSIRQFVPGFVAPVEEFCYEVSPGVEQCDSGMNW; encoded by the coding sequence GTGATCGTCTGGCGTCGCTGGATCTTCCCCCTCCTCCTCGTGCTCGTGTTCGGAGCGTGCGCCGCGGCGCTCGTCAAGATCGCCTTCTTCCCCGACCGCGCCGAGAGCGTCGTCAGCCCGGAGGCGGGGATCACGGATCCCGTCGTGGCGGTGGAGCGTGGTTCTGTCGTCAACGCGCTGAGCCTGAGCGGGAACGTCGCGCGGGATGACAAGTACGGTGTGCGGAGCGAGCTGAACGGCACGGTCACAGCCGTCCATGTCGGGGAAGGAGCCACGGTCGCGGCGGGGCAGGCGCTCTTCACCGTGCGCCAGGAGGATCCCCGCGCGGACATCGACGTGCTCGCTCCGGAGGGCGGCGACGTGTCGGAGATCGCCCTGGTCAAGGGGCAGGCGGTATCCGTCGGCACCGAGTCCTACACCCTCACCCCGGCGCGCTATCACCTGCTGGCCACCGTGGAGCCCGTCCAGCTGTACCGCCTGGTGAACGCGCCGACCGAGGGCACCGTGACGATCGCCGGCGGCCCGGCACCCTTCGTCTGCACGGGCGTGGGGGTGCAGGTCAGCGCTGAGGGCACGGCGAGCGTCCGCTGCGCCATCCCCGGCGATCAGACGGTCTTCGCCGGTCTTCCCGCGACCATGGATCTCGCCCTCGGCCAGGTCGAGGACGCGCTCGTGATCCCCGTCACGGCCGTGCAGGGCGGCGCCGGAACCGGGAACGTCTGGGTCGATGCCGGCGACGGCACCGAGCCGGAGGAACGCGCGGTGAAGCTCGGGGTCAACGACGGCGTCATGGTCGAGGTCGTCGAGGGGCTCGAGGAGGGCGACAGCATCCGGCAGTTCGTGCCGGGGTTCGTGGCTCCGGTCGAGGAGTTCTGCTACGAGGTCTCTCCCGGGGTCGAGCAGTGCGACAGCGGGATGAACTGGTGA
- a CDS encoding ABC transporter ATP-binding protein, translated as MTLVALQDVEKSVLLADDSRLEILRGIDLEVSAGDHVSIVGRSGSGKSTLLNILGMLDAPTSGTVAFEGREVRRMRSGRLDRLRGDNVGFVFQQFNLLPGRTAIDNVMMPLGHAKGRMFWNRRQIAADMLERVGLGHRVDQVADRLSGGEQQRVAIARALVRRPVLILADEPTGALDIDTGASVMSLLDEVATETEAALVTITHDLHVAARARRHYRLDAGALAPADLSRAFEASTLAAAVPAPPDGPRA; from the coding sequence GTGACGCTCGTCGCTCTGCAGGACGTCGAGAAGAGCGTGCTGCTGGCCGACGACTCGCGGCTCGAGATCCTCCGCGGCATCGATCTCGAGGTGAGCGCAGGAGACCACGTCTCGATCGTCGGCCGCTCCGGCTCGGGCAAGTCCACACTGCTCAACATCCTCGGCATGCTCGACGCGCCCACGTCGGGCACGGTCGCCTTCGAGGGCCGCGAGGTGCGCCGCATGCGTTCGGGACGGCTCGACCGGCTGCGGGGTGACAACGTCGGGTTCGTGTTCCAGCAGTTCAATCTGCTGCCGGGACGCACCGCGATCGACAACGTCATGATGCCTCTCGGCCACGCGAAGGGGCGGATGTTCTGGAACCGCCGGCAGATCGCCGCGGACATGCTGGAGCGCGTGGGGCTCGGGCATCGCGTCGACCAGGTCGCTGATCGGCTGTCGGGCGGTGAGCAGCAGCGCGTCGCGATCGCCCGCGCTCTGGTGCGCAGGCCCGTGCTGATCCTCGCCGACGAGCCCACCGGTGCGCTCGACATCGACACCGGAGCATCCGTCATGTCGCTCCTCGACGAGGTGGCCACCGAGACGGAGGCGGCGCTGGTCACGATCACGCACGACCTGCACGTCGCCGCGCGCGCACGGCGCCACTACCGACTGGATGCCGGAGCTCTCGCACCGGCCGACCTCAGTCGGGCCTTCGAGGCGTCCACGCTCGCCGCAGCGGTGCCGGCCCCGCCGGACGGACCGCGCGCATGA
- a CDS encoding DUF5719 family protein, giving the protein MNGTRAFRVAATSARLITGVAVAVACTVGVVAAIHAPWPEISHDPAQVQVTPLPGDTVLVCNGDLRALGRDSSAPLDMRSAASPTLTDAGTSGRPSTTTLESPDLPDAGEVRVLTGTVEGRTAPLIAAAESVTIAEDDLAGFAALACGEPRLESWLVGGSVGTGTEDIVTLANAGKVPTTVTLSVYGTTRSARTVVVPAGTQLALPLSSIAAGNDAPVVKVNAVGAPVRAVLQSSLVRVLDPAGIDLQDAVAGAQQNLVFSGVQSFPVEGDEADMTVMRLLSPDADGQARIVVRATGSRDVANEFTVPLSSATPADVSLSGLAPGTYSVEVEADVPVVAAVRQQDGAGLGSDFAWVTPAPEIDADVLVAVPEGPTAQLQLTNTADEDATVSLEPADGGDAEEIVVRAGESVSADVEPGTTYLLRPAATVHAAVTMTEPGALAVLPVQAGSGAEQTITVYP; this is encoded by the coding sequence ATGAACGGCACCCGTGCTTTCCGAGTCGCCGCCACCAGCGCCCGCCTCATCACCGGGGTCGCGGTCGCGGTCGCGTGCACGGTCGGTGTCGTCGCGGCGATCCATGCGCCGTGGCCCGAGATCAGCCACGACCCCGCCCAGGTCCAGGTCACACCGCTGCCCGGCGACACCGTCCTCGTCTGCAACGGCGATCTGCGCGCGCTCGGGCGGGACTCGTCGGCCCCTCTGGACATGCGCTCCGCCGCGTCGCCGACCCTCACCGACGCCGGCACCTCGGGTCGTCCGTCGACCACGACGCTCGAGAGCCCTGACCTGCCGGATGCCGGCGAGGTCCGCGTGCTCACCGGCACGGTCGAGGGCCGCACCGCGCCGCTGATCGCGGCGGCGGAGTCGGTGACCATCGCGGAAGATGACCTCGCGGGGTTCGCCGCTCTGGCGTGCGGCGAACCCCGCCTGGAGTCCTGGCTCGTCGGCGGGAGTGTCGGCACCGGCACCGAGGACATCGTGACCCTGGCCAATGCCGGGAAGGTTCCGACCACGGTGACGCTGTCCGTCTACGGCACCACGCGCAGCGCGCGCACCGTGGTGGTGCCGGCCGGCACGCAGCTCGCTCTTCCCCTCTCGTCGATCGCGGCCGGGAACGACGCCCCGGTCGTCAAGGTCAACGCGGTGGGCGCGCCGGTGCGTGCCGTCCTGCAGTCCTCCCTCGTGCGGGTTCTCGATCCCGCCGGCATCGATCTGCAGGACGCGGTGGCGGGTGCGCAGCAGAACCTCGTGTTCTCCGGAGTGCAGTCGTTCCCTGTCGAGGGCGACGAGGCGGACATGACCGTCATGCGGCTCCTCTCTCCGGACGCGGACGGGCAGGCCCGCATCGTCGTGCGGGCCACCGGGTCACGCGACGTGGCGAACGAGTTCACCGTCCCGCTGTCGTCCGCGACCCCGGCCGACGTCTCGCTGAGCGGACTGGCACCCGGTACGTACTCGGTCGAGGTGGAGGCCGACGTCCCCGTGGTGGCCGCCGTGCGTCAGCAGGACGGCGCCGGCCTGGGATCCGACTTCGCCTGGGTGACCCCGGCTCCTGAGATCGATGCCGACGTCCTCGTCGCCGTCCCCGAGGGACCGACGGCGCAGCTGCAGCTCACGAACACCGCGGACGAGGATGCCACGGTGTCGCTCGAGCCTGCTGACGGCGGCGACGCCGAGGAGATCGTCGTCCGGGCGGGAGAGTCGGTGAGTGCCGACGTGGAGCCGGGGACGACGTACCTGCTGCGGCCGGCGGCCACGGTTCATGCCGCCGTCACGATGACGGAGCCGGGCGCACTCGCGGTGCTGCCCGTGCAGGCCGGCTCCGGGGCCGAGCAGACGATCACCGTCTACCCCTGA
- a CDS encoding ABC transporter permease produces the protein MTGFLGALADAWAEIRVHKLRVLLSLIGIAVSVGALTAVVAISEYQRQYQAEQSDRWGGRAATIVVGVSGDEGAPVDIDDFDERFARVGERFSFSHTARIVQGMTVGIRLPEGITDVNARLMDPVYSEIHREKLLEGRWLRDSDIEALAPAAVISEPLWDRIGRVPLAEHPIVTLTGAGGGTYQVVGVVPRQGFGDEELRIDLLYDAYRERVDALPEDAWSQYEIWVGPEQANEIGPVLAMDLRAGLPEGQTVSVSRSDWAAQPGTMDAQATFEMVTGGIAAVILALGALSLINIQLVAMRQRVREIGVRRAFGASSGRVFFSVFLESLVATTVAGAIGIAIVVAVLRSDWLLTTMFIGMQDVPPFPMRAAVIGLVASVIVGAVSGFIPALVALRVKVIDAIRF, from the coding sequence ATGACCGGCTTCCTCGGCGCGCTCGCCGACGCCTGGGCCGAGATCCGCGTCCACAAGCTCCGCGTCCTCCTCAGCCTGATCGGCATCGCCGTCTCCGTCGGCGCCCTCACCGCGGTCGTCGCGATCTCCGAGTATCAGCGCCAGTACCAGGCCGAGCAGTCCGATCGCTGGGGCGGCAGGGCGGCGACCATCGTCGTCGGCGTGAGCGGAGACGAGGGCGCCCCGGTCGACATCGACGACTTCGACGAGCGCTTCGCACGAGTCGGTGAGCGATTCTCCTTCAGCCATACCGCGCGAATCGTGCAGGGCATGACCGTGGGAATCCGGCTCCCGGAGGGCATCACCGACGTCAACGCACGATTGATGGATCCGGTGTACTCGGAGATCCATCGCGAGAAGCTCCTGGAGGGGCGCTGGCTTCGCGACTCCGACATCGAGGCGCTGGCACCCGCGGCCGTCATCTCCGAGCCGCTGTGGGACCGCATCGGGCGCGTGCCGCTCGCCGAGCATCCGATCGTGACGCTCACCGGGGCGGGCGGCGGCACCTACCAGGTCGTCGGCGTGGTCCCGCGGCAGGGATTCGGCGACGAGGAGCTCCGCATCGATCTGCTGTACGACGCGTACCGCGAGCGCGTCGACGCGCTCCCCGAGGACGCCTGGTCGCAGTACGAGATCTGGGTCGGCCCGGAACAGGCGAACGAGATCGGTCCGGTGCTCGCGATGGACCTGCGTGCCGGGCTCCCCGAGGGACAGACGGTCTCGGTGAGCCGGTCGGACTGGGCTGCTCAGCCGGGGACGATGGATGCGCAGGCGACCTTCGAGATGGTGACGGGCGGCATCGCCGCCGTGATCCTCGCCCTCGGCGCACTGAGCCTCATCAACATCCAGCTCGTGGCGATGCGTCAGCGCGTGCGCGAGATCGGCGTCCGTCGTGCGTTCGGAGCGAGTTCGGGACGGGTGTTCTTCTCGGTGTTCCTGGAGAGCCTCGTGGCCACGACCGTCGCGGGAGCGATCGGGATCGCGATCGTCGTCGCCGTGCTCCGCTCGGACTGGCTGCTCACGACGATGTTCATCGGGATGCAGGATGTGCCGCCGTTCCCGATGCGGGCGGCGGTGATCGGCCTCGTCGCCTCGGTCATCGTCGGTGCGGTGTCCGGCTTCATCCCCGCCCTCGTCGCGCTGCGGGTGAAGGTGATCGACGCGATCCGCTTCTGA
- the ahcY gene encoding adenosylhomocysteinase, which produces MPELEYRVADLSLAEAGRHQLRLAENEMPGLMALREEFGAAQPLTGARIAGSLHMTVQTAVLIETLVALGAQVRWASCNIFSTQDEAAAAVVVGPDGTVDAPAGVPVFAWKGESLEEYWACTERIFDWSAEGFDGPNLILDDGGDATLLVHKGAESEKAGAVPATTADDSHEYTIILDLLRRSLASSPDRWTKVAAGLIGVTEETTTGVHRLYELAAAGGLLFPAINVNDSVTKSKFDNKYGIRHSLPDGLNRATDVLIGGKVAFVCGYGDVGKGAAEALRGQGARVIVSEVDPICALQAAMDGFQVARLLDVAGEVDIVVTGTGNRDVVTTEHLQALKHLAIVANVGHFDNEIDMAGLEALPGAEKIEIKPQVHEWRMPNGRSVLVLSEGRLMNLGNATGHPSFVMSASFTNQVLAQLELFTNIEAYPTGVYTLPKALDEKVARLHLDALGVQLTTLTDGQAAYIGVPVDGPYKLDHYRY; this is translated from the coding sequence ATGCCAGAGCTCGAGTACCGCGTCGCCGACCTGTCCCTCGCCGAAGCCGGCCGGCACCAGCTGCGACTCGCGGAGAACGAGATGCCTGGCCTCATGGCGCTCCGAGAGGAGTTCGGCGCCGCGCAGCCCTTGACGGGCGCCCGCATCGCCGGGTCCCTGCACATGACCGTGCAGACCGCGGTGCTGATCGAGACGCTCGTCGCGCTCGGTGCGCAGGTGCGCTGGGCCAGCTGCAACATCTTCTCCACGCAGGACGAGGCCGCGGCCGCGGTGGTGGTCGGGCCCGACGGAACGGTCGACGCCCCCGCCGGCGTGCCCGTCTTCGCCTGGAAGGGTGAGAGCCTCGAGGAGTACTGGGCCTGCACCGAGCGCATCTTCGACTGGTCCGCCGAGGGCTTCGACGGTCCGAACCTGATCCTCGACGACGGCGGCGACGCCACACTGCTCGTGCACAAGGGCGCGGAATCCGAGAAGGCGGGCGCTGTTCCCGCGACGACAGCGGACGACTCGCACGAGTACACGATCATCCTCGACCTGCTGCGTCGTTCGCTCGCCTCGTCGCCGGACCGCTGGACCAAGGTCGCCGCTGGTCTCATCGGCGTCACGGAGGAGACCACGACGGGCGTGCACCGCCTGTACGAGCTCGCAGCGGCCGGCGGACTGCTGTTCCCGGCCATCAACGTCAACGACTCGGTGACCAAGAGCAAGTTCGACAACAAGTACGGCATCCGCCACTCCCTCCCCGACGGACTGAACCGCGCCACGGACGTGCTCATCGGCGGCAAGGTCGCCTTCGTCTGCGGCTACGGCGACGTCGGCAAGGGAGCGGCCGAGGCGCTGCGCGGACAGGGCGCGCGCGTCATCGTCAGCGAGGTCGATCCGATCTGCGCGCTGCAGGCCGCGATGGACGGCTTCCAGGTGGCGCGGCTGCTCGATGTGGCCGGCGAGGTCGACATCGTCGTGACCGGCACGGGGAACCGCGACGTGGTCACCACCGAGCACCTGCAGGCGCTGAAGCACCTGGCGATCGTCGCGAACGTCGGCCACTTCGACAACGAGATCGACATGGCGGGGCTCGAGGCGCTGCCCGGCGCGGAGAAGATCGAGATCAAGCCGCAGGTGCACGAATGGCGGATGCCGAACGGTCGCAGCGTGCTCGTCCTCAGCGAGGGACGCCTGATGAACCTCGGCAACGCCACCGGCCACCCATCGTTCGTGATGAGCGCGTCGTTCACGAATCAGGTGCTGGCGCAGCTCGAGCTGTTCACGAACATCGAGGCGTATCCGACCGGCGTGTACACGCTGCCGAAGGCACTGGACGAGAAGGTCGCGCGCCTGCACCTCGACGCCCTGGGCGTGCAGCTGACCACCTTGACCGACGGACAGGCCGCATACATCGGGGTTCCCGTCGACGGGCCCTACAAGCTCGATCACTACCGCTACTGA
- a CDS encoding DUF3499 family protein, with the protein MDGRLCSKVGCAREAVATLTYDYRDQMAALGPLGAANDPQAHDLCSPHADRMSVPSGWIVVRHEALRA; encoded by the coding sequence ATGGACGGACGACTCTGCTCGAAGGTCGGCTGCGCGCGAGAAGCGGTGGCCACGCTCACCTACGATTACCGCGATCAGATGGCGGCACTCGGACCGCTCGGCGCGGCGAACGATCCGCAGGCGCACGACCTGTGCTCTCCGCACGCGGACCGCATGTCGGTCCCGTCCGGCTGGATCGTCGTCCGGCACGAGGCCCTTCGCGCCTGA